The following are encoded in a window of Candidatus Zixiibacteriota bacterium genomic DNA:
- the ileS gene encoding isoleucine--tRNA ligase, with translation MDYKETLNLPRTRFPMRASLPENEPKQVEKWQRERIYERVLEANAGRPRFVLHDGPPYANGHIHIGHALNKILKDVIVKYKAMSGFSSPYVPGWDCHGLPIELQVERTIGRAKKLGMSKTEVRRLCKEYAEKYIDVQREEFKRLGVLGDWDRPYRTLDPPYEAQEIRELGKFAASGALYRQKKPVYWCASCVTALAEAEVEYEDHTSPSIYVKFPVRDGRGLLDAGDALVIWTTTPWTLPANLAIAVHPEFRYRRVVTPLGVLVLCEDLIANLMRAVGLSEGDCRVSQQAWAGAELEGVVCSHPWLDRESKVILGEFVTREQGTGCVHIAPGHGREDYEVGLRYGLEVLAPVDAEGRFTAEAGELSGKRVFEADAAILDMLRARGALLKQDKLVHSYPHCWRCKKPVIFRATEQWFISMEKNDLRRRALEAIEQVRWIPPWGKDRIRGMLENRPDWCISRQRSWGVPIPALYCSRCGAVALTEGICEHVAAVFEQEGSDAWFSRPVSELVPAGFRCPGCGAAEFVKEEDILDVWFDSGVSHAAVVERDPRLGGRADLYLEGSDQHRGWFHTALLTALATRGRPPYKSVLTHGFTLDGKGRKMSKSLGNVIAPQEITKKFGAEILRLWVAAEDYREDVRISVEILNRLVEAYRRLRNTARFLLGNLYDFEPGRDGVSVESLEELDRWILHRTQVVLARCREAYDRFEFHVVYHTLNNFCSVDLSALYLDIVKDRLYCEGARSRKRRAAQTALFKILDVLVHLMAPILSFTAEEIWEQMPDRAERPPSVFLSPMPEPDSSLVDGALAGRWERVFRERGEVLKALEVARNGGIIGHSLDARVLIYREQGSGRSALEELLESDPQMAEDVLIVSQLASGNGRKPDFLSQLEEARRAGQEGAAAPLQDEQRAGWGYYSKPSDSFIAVFPALGEKCQRCWKYEIDVGADAAYPGVCSRCAAVLRSGESA, from the coding sequence ATGGATTATAAAGAAACGCTGAACCTGCCTCGGACCCGGTTTCCGATGCGCGCCAGCCTGCCGGAGAACGAGCCGAAGCAGGTGGAGAAGTGGCAGCGAGAACGGATTTACGAGCGGGTCCTGGAGGCCAACGCCGGCCGCCCGCGATTCGTGCTCCACGACGGGCCGCCCTATGCCAACGGCCATATTCACATCGGCCACGCTCTGAACAAGATCCTCAAAGACGTGATCGTCAAGTACAAGGCGATGTCGGGGTTTTCGTCGCCTTACGTCCCGGGTTGGGACTGTCACGGGCTGCCGATCGAGCTGCAGGTCGAGCGGACCATCGGGCGCGCGAAAAAGCTCGGCATGAGCAAGACCGAGGTGCGTCGGCTCTGCAAGGAGTACGCGGAGAAGTACATCGACGTTCAGCGCGAGGAGTTCAAGCGGCTCGGCGTTCTCGGCGACTGGGACCGCCCGTACCGTACGCTCGACCCGCCCTACGAGGCGCAGGAGATCCGCGAGCTCGGAAAGTTCGCCGCCTCCGGGGCGCTTTACCGGCAGAAAAAGCCGGTTTACTGGTGCGCCTCCTGCGTGACCGCGCTGGCCGAGGCCGAGGTGGAATACGAGGACCACACCTCGCCGTCGATCTACGTCAAGTTTCCGGTCCGCGACGGCCGCGGGTTGTTGGACGCCGGCGACGCGCTCGTCATCTGGACGACCACGCCCTGGACGCTGCCGGCAAACCTGGCGATCGCGGTTCACCCGGAGTTCCGCTATCGCAGGGTCGTCACTCCTCTCGGCGTTCTGGTCCTCTGCGAGGATCTCATCGCAAATCTGATGAGAGCGGTCGGCCTGTCCGAAGGCGACTGCCGGGTGTCCCAGCAAGCATGGGCGGGTGCCGAGCTCGAGGGGGTCGTTTGCAGCCATCCGTGGCTGGACCGCGAGTCGAAGGTCATTCTCGGCGAGTTCGTCACCCGGGAGCAGGGCACCGGCTGCGTCCACATCGCTCCAGGCCACGGCCGGGAGGACTACGAGGTCGGGCTGCGCTACGGCCTCGAGGTGCTCGCTCCGGTCGATGCCGAGGGAAGGTTCACGGCGGAAGCCGGCGAGCTCAGCGGCAAGCGCGTCTTCGAGGCCGACGCCGCGATCCTCGATATGCTCAGGGCCCGCGGGGCGCTGCTCAAGCAGGACAAGCTCGTGCACAGCTATCCGCACTGCTGGCGCTGCAAGAAGCCGGTCATTTTCCGCGCGACCGAGCAATGGTTCATCTCGATGGAGAAAAACGACCTGCGCCGGCGCGCGCTGGAGGCGATCGAGCAGGTGCGCTGGATCCCCCCGTGGGGCAAGGACCGGATCCGCGGCATGCTCGAGAACCGGCCCGACTGGTGCATCTCGCGTCAGCGCTCCTGGGGAGTGCCGATTCCGGCGCTGTACTGCAGCCGCTGCGGTGCGGTCGCGCTCACCGAGGGGATCTGCGAGCACGTTGCGGCCGTTTTCGAGCAGGAAGGCTCCGACGCATGGTTTTCGCGTCCGGTAAGCGAGCTGGTTCCCGCCGGTTTTCGCTGCCCCGGGTGCGGAGCCGCGGAGTTCGTCAAGGAGGAAGACATTCTCGACGTGTGGTTCGACTCCGGGGTGAGCCACGCCGCGGTCGTCGAGCGCGACCCGCGCCTCGGAGGGCGGGCCGACCTGTACCTCGAGGGAAGCGACCAGCACCGGGGATGGTTTCACACGGCGCTGCTCACCGCGCTCGCCACGCGGGGCCGCCCGCCGTACAAAAGCGTGCTCACGCACGGCTTTACGCTGGACGGCAAGGGGCGCAAGATGTCGAAGTCTCTGGGCAACGTGATCGCGCCCCAGGAGATCACCAAGAAGTTCGGGGCCGAGATCCTGCGCCTCTGGGTTGCGGCCGAGGACTACCGCGAGGACGTGCGCATCTCGGTCGAGATCCTCAACCGGCTGGTCGAGGCGTACCGCCGGCTGCGCAACACCGCCCGCTTCCTGCTCGGCAACCTCTATGATTTCGAGCCGGGCAGGGACGGGGTGAGCGTGGAATCCCTCGAGGAGCTGGACCGCTGGATCCTGCACCGCACCCAGGTCGTGCTCGCCCGCTGCCGCGAGGCGTACGACCGCTTCGAGTTCCACGTCGTCTACCACACGCTCAACAACTTCTGCAGCGTCGACCTGAGCGCGCTCTATCTCGATATCGTCAAGGACCGCCTCTACTGCGAGGGCGCCCGATCGCGCAAACGGCGAGCGGCGCAGACCGCCCTGTTCAAAATCCTGGACGTTCTGGTCCATCTGATGGCGCCGATTCTTTCCTTTACCGCCGAAGAGATCTGGGAGCAGATGCCGGATCGAGCCGAGCGTCCGCCGAGCGTCTTCCTGTCCCCCATGCCCGAGCCCGATTCGAGCCTCGTCGATGGCGCGCTCGCGGGGCGCTGGGAGCGGGTTTTCCGCGAGCGCGGAGAGGTCCTCAAAGCACTCGAGGTGGCGCGCAACGGCGGGATCATCGGCCATTCTCTGGACGCGCGGGTCCTGATTTACCGGGAGCAGGGGTCTGGCCGGTCGGCTCTGGAGGAGCTGCTGGAAAGCGATCCTCAGATGGCCGAAGACGTCCTGATCGTCTCGCAGCTCGCCAGCGGCAACGGCCGAAAACCCGACTTTCTCTCGCAGCTCGAGGAGGCGCGTCGCGCGGGCCAGGAGGGGGCGGCGGCGCCGCTTCAGGATGAGCAACGCGCGGGCTGGGGC
- a CDS encoding class II aldolase/adducin family protein, whose amino-acid sequence MKLSKKDLEELKRKVALGNRIMFHQGLADYHGHVSARIPGTRRFLIKPVLAPLGEISARDIILVDIDEYMEVCEQNWAKAANRRAVTRLKAPPRETMIHAAIYDARPDVNSVVHTHQTLATAFSVAGVPLRPIYNQAAVFAPETPIFPSPRLIYTVQDGKEICQTLGDRMAMLLQGHGVVVVGDSLEYATVHAIYLERTAYMQWVASCVGKPVTMPQKDIDYMKENMMYRAYDAFAYFRSLLPKGVRV is encoded by the coding sequence GTGAAGCTCAGCAAGAAGGATCTGGAGGAGTTGAAAAGGAAGGTCGCGCTCGGTAACCGCATCATGTTCCACCAGGGGCTGGCCGACTATCACGGCCACGTGAGCGCCCGAATTCCGGGGACGCGCCGGTTTCTGATCAAGCCGGTTCTCGCGCCTCTTGGAGAAATCTCGGCCAGGGACATCATCCTCGTCGACATCGACGAGTACATGGAGGTGTGCGAGCAGAACTGGGCCAAGGCCGCCAACCGGCGCGCGGTGACCAGGCTCAAGGCGCCGCCGCGCGAGACGATGATTCATGCGGCGATCTACGACGCCCGTCCGGACGTCAACTCGGTGGTCCACACGCACCAGACCCTCGCCACCGCCTTTTCGGTCGCGGGAGTTCCGCTGCGCCCGATCTACAACCAGGCGGCGGTGTTCGCCCCGGAAACGCCCATTTTCCCGAGCCCGCGGCTCATCTACACGGTCCAGGATGGAAAGGAGATCTGCCAGACGCTCGGCGACCGTATGGCGATGCTGCTCCAGGGCCATGGCGTTGTTGTGGTGGGCGACAGCTTAGAATATGCTACGGTTCATGCTATCTATCTCGAGCGAACCGCTTACATGCAGTGGGTTGCGAGCTGCGTGGGAAAGCCGGTGACGATGCCGCAGAAGGACATCGATTACATGAAGGAAAACATGATGTATC